One stretch of Apium graveolens cultivar Ventura unplaced genomic scaffold, ASM990537v1 ctg6605, whole genome shotgun sequence DNA includes these proteins:
- the LOC141703392 gene encoding mitochondrial metalloendopeptidase OMA1-like, whose amino-acid sequence MKLENLCNLDHYVIPSPSAAASGISTSLKRSSYFLLSLGALRHYHNHGRLIVKPAQIRLYKRPLTQCIKHLYRHRNSYMLGLGVIVLVSCWETVPYSKRRHLVIIPASKDKRFGDYLSKNQDEDKILPLDHPHSVRVRSISNKILQALQSDLKIKQMSGFEFGSMNNNVNFDEKDVKLPWWRRTKFSTRHLEGLNWEIVVSDNYSCGAYCRSGGRIVVYKGLLQLLKSDAEIAAVIGHEVAHVVARHSAERRTTKLLFLIRMLIIPLGSSAEVKKLGKLILNPIRQRNEMEADYIGLLLMASAGYDPRVAPKMYEMLGHDDSFESNSHPSGKRDPRRCQSQK is encoded by the exons ATGAAGCTCGAAAATCTCTGTAATCTTGATCATTATGTCATTCCATCTCCATCAGCTGCTGCTTCAGGAATCAGTACTTCACTGAAACGGAGTTCGTATTTTCTCTTATCACTTGGTGCTTTAAGGCATTATCACAACCACGGAAGACTTATCGTGAAGCCTGCGCAAATTAGGCTTTACAAGAGACCGTTAACGCAATGCATCAAACATTTATATCGTCATAGAAATAGTTATATGCTTGGCTTAGGTGTTATTGTCCTGGTTAGCTGTTGGGAAACTGTACCTTACTCGAAACGCAGACACTTGGTAATAATTCCAGCTAGCAAAGACAAAAGATTCGGTGATTATCTTTCAAAAAACCAGGATGAAGATAAAATTCTTCCTTTGGATCATCCTCATAGTGTCCGAGTAAGGTCAATCTCGAATAAGATACTTCAGGCATTACAAAGCGACTTGAAGATTAAGCAGATGAGTGGTTTTGAATTTGGTTCAATGAATAATAATGTTAATTTTGATGAGAAGGATGTAAAACTGCCATGGTGGCGAAGAACTAAATTCTCCACCAGACATTTAGAGGGACTCAACTGGGAGATCGTTGTGTCGGATAACTATTCTTGTGGAGCCTATTGCCGATCAGGAGGAAGAATTGTGGTGTACAAAGGTTTGCTTCAACTTCTCAAGTCGGATGCAGAGATTGCTGCTGTCATTGGCCATGAG GTTGCGCATGTTGTTGCAAGGCATTCTGCTGAAAGACGTACAACGAAGTTGTTGTTTCTGATTCGAATGTTGATCATTCCGCTTGGCTCATCTGCAGAGGTCAAAAAGCTGGGAAAATTGATCCTCAATCCTATCCGTCAGAG AAATGAGATGGAAGCAGATTATATCGGGCTACTTCTGATGGCATCAGCTGGGTATGATCCTCGTGTGGCACCTAAGATGTACGAAATGCTTGGCCATGACGATTCTTTTGAATCAAACTCTCATCCATCTGGTAAAAGAGATCCGAGGCGCTGTCAAAGCCAGAAGTGA